Proteins from a genomic interval of Desulfovibrio litoralis DSM 11393:
- a CDS encoding MinD/ParA family protein, protein MSNNQTTTLCVSVLSGKGGVGKTNITLNLGCSLVSAGEKVLLMDCDLGLANLDVLLGLAPEKTLQDLLLPYTTPAEVAIPISEGLDFIPAASGMPELVELDTDIRNVLFDKLESFFPAYDFVFLDLGAGISSTVLAMAAMSRLRLVVVTPEPTSLTDSYALMKVLSKKYGVTDFYVVVNQADNHREEVQAFDRLHAACQKFLKIEPQFLGGIRTDRLVSEAVRRQKPLMQYAPHSLAAQNFNALASRLRSIRLTMLPQLASSSVLMPLPKEFS, encoded by the coding sequence ATGTCTAATAATCAAACCACAACCCTCTGTGTATCAGTATTAAGCGGTAAAGGCGGAGTTGGAAAAACCAACATCACCCTTAATCTGGGGTGTAGCCTCGTCTCAGCCGGAGAAAAGGTACTCTTGATGGATTGCGACCTTGGTCTTGCCAATCTTGATGTTCTTTTGGGTCTTGCCCCGGAAAAAACTCTGCAAGACCTACTTTTGCCATACACAACCCCGGCAGAAGTCGCCATACCTATTAGCGAAGGTTTAGACTTTATTCCTGCTGCTTCCGGAATGCCTGAACTAGTTGAACTTGATACAGATATTCGTAATGTACTTTTTGATAAACTCGAATCATTCTTTCCGGCTTACGACTTTGTTTTCTTAGACCTTGGAGCCGGTATTTCGTCTACAGTCTTGGCGATGGCGGCAATGAGCCGTTTACGTCTTGTTGTTGTTACTCCTGAACCAACTTCTCTTACAGACAGCTATGCTCTGATGAAGGTTTTATCAAAAAAATACGGAGTTACTGACTTTTATGTCGTGGTTAACCAAGCCGATAACCACAGAGAAGAAGTTCAGGCGTTTGACCGTTTGCACGCAGCATGTCAAAAGTTTTTAAAAATAGAACCACAATTTTTAGGCGGAATTCGTACGGATCGTTTAGTTTCTGAGGCTGTACGCCGTCAAAAACCATTGATGCAATATGCCCCACACTCGCTTGCCGCACAAAACTTTAACGCTCTCGCCTCACGTTTAAGAAGTATAAGGTTGACTATGCTGCCACAACTGGCAAGTTCAAGCGTGCTTATGCCCCTACCTAAAGAGTTTAGCTAA
- a CDS encoding DUF4911 domain-containing protein: MPYSAKLYVKIAKQDIAMFRFLLEAHENLGLMSVVDPRVAWLKIRFSEDQKQEMLLFLNGIKESLALEIKQDL; encoded by the coding sequence ATGCCTTATTCAGCTAAGTTGTACGTTAAAATAGCCAAACAAGATATTGCTATGTTTCGCTTTTTGCTTGAAGCCCATGAAAATTTGGGGCTTATGAGCGTAGTCGACCCAAGAGTCGCATGGCTGAAAATACGCTTTTCCGAAGACCAAAAACAAGAAATGTTGTTGTTTTTAAACGGCATAAAAGAAAGCTTGGCGTTGGAAATAAAACAAGATCTTTAA